The following are from one region of the Paenibacillus sp. JZ16 genome:
- a CDS encoding MbtH family protein, whose protein sequence is MTNPFEQVDGKFLVLVNHEGQYSLWPGFAAVPNGWTEAFGLSTREECTAFINENWVDLRPRSLYANTGPSAEHRS, encoded by the coding sequence ATGACCAATCCTTTTGAGCAAGTCGACGGCAAGTTTCTTGTGCTGGTAAACCATGAAGGGCAATATTCGCTCTGGCCGGGTTTCGCTGCTGTTCCGAACGGCTGGACAGAGGCTTTTGGACTTAGCACGCGGGAGGAATGCACAGCCTTTATCAACGAGAACTGGGTTGATCTGCGGCCGCGAAGCCTGTATGCCAACACCGGGCCGTCAGCAGAGCATAGATCATGA
- a CDS encoding metallophosphoesterase family protein, which yields MASFRFMHAADLHLDSPFIGISGLDDTLRSYVQESTFRALERLVQLAIDQQVDFIVISGDIYDSSNISLRAQLRFLDSLNRLGMEGIAVYVIHGNHDPLDSTKLSMALPPHVHVFGAEPASVTAVRRSDHQEVAVITGMSYPTSKVTDNIAITYPAPSSRLYHIGLLHANVDGDPQHETYAPCTKRDLIQSGFHYWALGHIHSRRTLQESPYIVYPGNIQGRHVRETGPKGCYIVDVDESSNTKLSFHELDSMRWHIVEAPLDSCQDVDEWRRSLESILTEISRENADGLSMIRVRITGRGPVHRQLEGGYVLDELLTDLRRREAAKGQTCGYRGCVWIESFSLHSGDAIDRQRLLAEDSFAGDLLRLVRGEQERLQDPGGAVAKSLEPLLEHAEIRSLLDEISPEELLEWVRRAEELTLGLLLRERSQGEGVGT from the coding sequence ATGGCTTCTTTTCGATTTATGCATGCTGCGGATTTACATCTGGACAGTCCGTTTATCGGGATAAGCGGACTCGATGACACTCTGCGGTCGTACGTTCAGGAATCGACCTTCCGTGCGCTGGAACGGCTCGTTCAGCTGGCCATCGACCAGCAGGTTGATTTTATTGTCATCAGCGGAGATATATACGATAGCTCCAACATTTCGCTGCGCGCGCAGCTTCGCTTTCTGGATTCCCTTAACCGTCTGGGAATGGAAGGGATTGCGGTATATGTCATCCATGGCAATCATGATCCGCTCGACAGCACCAAGCTTAGCATGGCGCTGCCTCCCCATGTCCATGTGTTTGGGGCGGAGCCTGCAAGCGTAACGGCCGTTCGCCGCTCGGATCATCAAGAAGTGGCGGTCATTACCGGCATGTCGTATCCGACCTCGAAGGTAACCGATAATATTGCAATAACTTATCCTGCTCCGTCATCCAGGCTATACCATATCGGACTTCTGCACGCAAACGTGGATGGGGATCCCCAACACGAAACCTATGCACCCTGTACGAAAAGGGATTTAATCCAGTCCGGATTTCATTACTGGGCGCTCGGGCATATTCACTCCCGTCGAACCTTGCAGGAATCCCCTTATATTGTGTATCCGGGCAATATTCAGGGACGTCATGTCCGGGAGACGGGACCCAAGGGATGTTATATCGTCGATGTGGATGAGAGCTCCAACACGAAGCTGAGCTTCCATGAGCTCGATTCCATGCGCTGGCACATCGTTGAAGCACCTCTGGATTCTTGTCAGGACGTCGATGAATGGAGACGCTCACTGGAATCCATTCTCACCGAAATAAGCAGAGAGAACGCGGATGGGCTGAGCATGATCCGCGTTCGGATTACGGGACGGGGGCCGGTTCATCGTCAGCTTGAAGGCGGATATGTGCTCGATGAGCTGCTGACCGATCTGCGGAGACGAGAGGCCGCGAAGGGACAGACATGCGGCTATCGGGGATGCGTCTGGATCGAGAGCTTCTCGCTTCATTCCGGAGATGCGATCGATAGGCAGAGGCTGCTTGCGGAAGACAGCTTTGCAGGGGACTTGCTTCGTCTTGTTCGAGGGGAACAGGAACGGCTTCAAGATCCTGGCGGGGCTGTTGCCAAAAGCTTGGAGCCTCTGCTTGAGCATGCGGAAATCCGCTCCTTGCTGGACGAGATCAGTCCGGAAGAACTGCTGGAATGGGTTCGCAGAGCGGAGGAACTGACCTTAGGGTTATTGCTGCGCGAACGTTCGCAAGGGGAAGGTGTCGGAACATGA
- a CDS encoding RsmB/NOP family class I SAM-dependent RNA methyltransferase — MRKELLPVGFVASMNDILGDASCDFWDSYDLPRTHGLRLNRLKAVHAADSVRNLIRQFELTPVPWCDTGYYYDESLRPGKHPYHAAGLYYIQEPSAMSAVELLNPQPGETILDLAAAPGGKTSHIASKMMGLGLLVSNEIHPERARILAENVERMGITNTVVTSAAPDQLSRRFVACFDRIMLDAPCSGEGMFRKDAAAIEEWSPEHVDLCVARQWDIVQEAYRMLKPGGTLAYSTCTFNTAENEEMIERILSQYPDMELREMKRLWPHLERGEGHFVAILVKSAAAEVLNEDLAYSAVSSKSPAKSNRGGKQGPALSALADFHDWAKQELPGFELDCGTPILFGEELYWLPVSESLAWNDKQLKGLKMPRAGLHLAHLKKNRIEPAHALAMSLHPGQAARSWDLPSDSAETAAYLRGEVLSIPSEHRGWTLVTTDGLPLGWGKASGGQLKNHLPKGLRNPK; from the coding sequence ATGCGAAAGGAACTATTGCCTGTTGGCTTTGTTGCCAGCATGAATGATATTCTCGGGGATGCCTCGTGCGATTTTTGGGACAGCTACGATTTGCCCCGCACACACGGGCTGCGCCTTAACCGACTGAAAGCGGTTCATGCCGCAGACAGCGTAAGAAACCTCATCCGGCAATTCGAGCTGACGCCCGTGCCCTGGTGTGATACCGGATACTATTATGATGAAAGCCTGCGTCCAGGCAAACACCCCTATCATGCCGCTGGACTATATTATATTCAGGAGCCCTCGGCAATGTCCGCAGTCGAGCTGTTGAATCCTCAGCCCGGAGAGACCATCCTGGATCTTGCGGCAGCTCCCGGCGGCAAGACAAGCCATATTGCCTCCAAGATGATGGGCCTAGGACTGCTTGTCTCCAATGAGATCCATCCCGAACGGGCACGGATTCTGGCCGAGAACGTGGAACGTATGGGAATAACGAATACCGTCGTTACGAGTGCGGCACCGGATCAGCTATCCCGCCGTTTCGTTGCCTGCTTTGACCGGATCATGCTTGATGCGCCATGCTCCGGTGAAGGCATGTTTCGAAAGGATGCCGCAGCGATTGAAGAATGGTCTCCTGAACATGTGGATCTGTGCGTTGCCCGGCAGTGGGACATTGTTCAGGAGGCGTACCGGATGCTCAAACCGGGAGGAACCTTGGCTTACTCCACCTGTACGTTCAACACGGCTGAGAACGAAGAGATGATTGAGCGCATTCTTTCGCAGTATCCCGATATGGAGCTGCGTGAAATGAAGCGCTTGTGGCCGCACTTGGAACGGGGTGAGGGGCATTTTGTTGCCATCTTGGTCAAATCGGCGGCTGCCGAAGTTTTAAATGAAGACCTCGCATACTCTGCGGTCAGCAGCAAATCCCCGGCCAAATCAAACCGGGGCGGCAAACAAGGACCTGCGCTCTCGGCCCTGGCCGACTTTCATGACTGGGCGAAGCAGGAACTACCCGGCTTTGAGCTTGACTGCGGCACTCCGATATTATTCGGTGAGGAACTGTACTGGCTTCCGGTCAGCGAGAGCTTGGCATGGAATGACAAGCAGCTGAAAGGCTTGAAGATGCCGCGGGCAGGTCTGCATCTGGCTCATCTGAAGAAGAATCGAATCGAACCGGCCCATGCGCTTGCCATGTCCTTGCATCCTGGCCAAGCTGCCCGCAGCTGGGATCTGCCTTCAGATTCAGCCGAGACGGCTGCTTATTTGCGGGGAGAGGTGCTCTCCATTCCTTCCGAACACCGGGGCTGGACGTTGGTAACCACGGATGGATTACCTCTGGGGTGGGGCAAGGCCAGCGGCGGACAGCTCAAGAATCATCTGCCCAAAGGCCTGCGTAATCCCAAGTAA
- a CDS encoding GGDEF domain-containing protein: MSYELSYWSTSPLPTIFAVCGAYIALMMLIMCLFMYSKQRKNAYIYMAAAFFFIMTYESLNIHSAWTGKSVFPPESDILRFIQLFSFVLLNVSVVMLYRKIKTMHYWLPLLSAALLMLPLILPSFLPYTLDPIWQSIYFDGFQLAALYLAYTQVTPRIGQPIKYAIGLAVYAISAVLQSIHTYSGGLSPAFQGLALALPVLFYSIVFFILFRRIVELMQSIYRSAITDGLTGLYNRRHFMKYLDHYASQELKISAIFCDIDNFKKLNDTQGHARADEVLKQVAAIMEEELDGIGITGRYGGEELVALVVDRKVKPAQVAESIRARVASESIVTISIGYSVLRKGVRGDELMKQADKAMYHSKTTGKNKVSDYRSLTTSSTEPTESAG; this comes from the coding sequence TTGTCCTATGAATTGAGCTACTGGTCCACTTCTCCTCTACCCACCATATTTGCTGTGTGCGGAGCCTATATCGCGCTCATGATGCTGATCATGTGTCTCTTTATGTACAGCAAACAACGCAAGAATGCTTACATATATATGGCGGCAGCCTTCTTCTTCATTATGACATACGAGAGTTTGAACATCCATTCGGCTTGGACGGGAAAATCTGTTTTTCCACCGGAATCGGACATCCTCCGTTTCATTCAGCTTTTTTCGTTTGTCCTGCTGAACGTCTCGGTTGTCATGCTGTACCGTAAGATCAAAACCATGCATTATTGGCTTCCCTTGTTGTCAGCCGCACTGCTTATGCTTCCGCTCATTCTTCCCTCATTTCTTCCTTACACCCTGGACCCGATATGGCAAAGCATATATTTTGATGGTTTTCAGCTCGCTGCGCTCTACCTGGCTTATACCCAAGTCACTCCGCGGATCGGACAACCGATCAAATATGCGATTGGACTTGCCGTCTACGCCATCTCGGCAGTTCTGCAATCCATCCATACCTATTCCGGCGGCCTGTCGCCTGCGTTTCAGGGACTCGCTCTCGCTCTGCCGGTGCTCTTCTACAGCATCGTGTTCTTCATCCTGTTCAGACGCATTGTGGAGCTGATGCAGTCCATCTACCGGTCTGCCATTACGGACGGATTAACAGGACTCTACAACCGCAGGCATTTTATGAAGTATCTGGACCATTACGCCTCGCAGGAATTGAAAATATCCGCTATCTTCTGCGACATCGACAATTTCAAGAAGCTGAATGATACCCAAGGCCATGCCCGAGCCGATGAAGTGCTGAAGCAGGTCGCGGCCATTATGGAGGAAGAGCTTGACGGTATCGGGATTACCGGCCGGTATGGCGGCGAAGAATTGGTGGCCCTGGTGGTTGACCGCAAAGTCAAGCCCGCACAGGTCGCCGAGAGCATCCGGGCCAGAGTGGCAAGCGAGAGCATCGTCACGATCAGTATCGGCTACAGCGTACTGCGCAAAGGCGTTCGCGGCGATGAACTCATGAAACAGGCCGACAAAGCGATGTATCATTCCAAAACGACCGGCAAAAACAAGGTATCCGATTACCGGTCCTTAACAACCTCATCAACCGAACCAACGGAATCCGCCGGATAA
- a CDS encoding glycosyltransferase family 4 protein — MKLLQALFFPPEQPGGVSSMIPYLQERFHSSRWEMEMFWLPKRIRNKGQEDPIFHTFDWKEFEGSAVVAKYLQTYRDYLWWTRLRLQKPYDLIHSHHPIAGMSMKAAFPEVPLIQTVHSSYERELILNGRIKEGGLEHRFLVSLYKELEYISDRLLTVSNSFKAYMAPYVNEPESIGVIHNGFDDKRFKPVPHENAVPQLITVCRLVPAKGLDILLQACAELKRKGYDYVLHIIGDGPSRQELEEMAKTLGIYQETIFYGYTLHPEEFMPFFDIFVLPSRAEAFGSVFAEAALSSLALVGTNVGGIAEQIEDGVNGLLVPPEDPIALSVALEKVISDPLYRYELARTASDKAKNQYSLSRSVNELKKMYLKFQPKIES; from the coding sequence ATGAAACTTCTTCAAGCATTATTCTTCCCTCCTGAACAGCCAGGCGGCGTCTCGTCCATGATTCCTTATTTGCAGGAGCGTTTTCATTCATCCCGTTGGGAGATGGAGATGTTCTGGCTGCCCAAGCGGATCCGCAACAAAGGCCAGGAGGATCCGATATTCCACACTTTTGATTGGAAAGAGTTTGAAGGGAGTGCCGTAGTGGCCAAATACCTTCAAACCTACCGGGATTACCTGTGGTGGACACGTCTGCGTCTTCAAAAGCCTTATGATCTTATCCATAGCCATCATCCGATTGCAGGCATGTCGATGAAAGCGGCATTCCCAGAGGTTCCGCTCATCCAAACCGTGCATTCCAGTTACGAGCGTGAGCTCATCCTCAACGGAAGAATCAAAGAAGGTGGGCTGGAGCACAGATTCCTGGTCTCTTTATATAAGGAGCTTGAATATATCAGCGACCGTCTGTTGACGGTGTCGAACTCCTTCAAGGCTTACATGGCTCCGTACGTGAATGAACCCGAATCGATCGGGGTTATCCATAACGGATTCGACGATAAAAGATTTAAGCCGGTGCCTCATGAAAATGCAGTGCCGCAGTTGATTACGGTATGCCGTCTGGTCCCTGCAAAAGGATTGGACATTCTGCTCCAAGCCTGCGCGGAACTGAAACGCAAAGGATATGATTACGTCCTTCACATTATCGGCGACGGCCCTTCCCGTCAGGAGCTCGAGGAGATGGCCAAAACACTCGGCATCTACCAGGAGACGATTTTTTACGGATATACGCTGCATCCCGAGGAGTTCATGCCGTTCTTTGATATCTTTGTCCTGCCCTCGAGAGCGGAGGCATTCGGCTCCGTGTTCGCGGAAGCGGCGCTTAGCAGTCTTGCGCTGGTAGGCACCAACGTCGGCGGCATCGCGGAGCAGATCGAGGATGGAGTAAACGGCTTGCTTGTACCGCCGGAGGATCCGATAGCACTCAGCGTTGCGCTCGAGAAGGTTATCAGTGATCCGCTCTATCGATACGAGCTTGCCCGGACCGCTTCGGATAAGGCGAAGAATCAATATTCCTTGTCCCGATCCGTGAATGAACTGAAAAAAATGTATTTGAAATTTCAACCTAAGATAGAGAGTTAG